From a single Candidatus Defluviilinea gracilis genomic region:
- a CDS encoding type II toxin-antitoxin system HicB family antitoxin, whose product MYRFLIVIEKAGKNFSAYSPDLPGCVATGKTREETARNMHEAIEMHVQGMIEDKMRVPQSHSFAEYIAVAA is encoded by the coding sequence ATGTATCGCTTCCTCATCGTTATTGAAAAAGCAGGTAAAAATTTTTCCGCGTATTCGCCCGATCTTCCAGGCTGTGTAGCCACTGGCAAAACCCGCGAAGAGACCGCTCGCAACATGCACGAAGCCATCGAAATGCACGTGCAGGGAATGATCGAAGACAAGATGCGCGTACCCCAATCGCATAGTTTTGCCGAGTATATTGCGGTAGCCGCGTGA